In Cervus elaphus chromosome 7, mCerEla1.1, whole genome shotgun sequence, the following proteins share a genomic window:
- the LOC122697214 gene encoding DLA class II histocompatibility antigen, DR-1 beta chain-like: MAALTVILMVLSPPFSWARETQSFFMHQFKCECRFSNGLERMRFFARYIYNTEEDVHFDSDVGEFTAMTELGRLDAEYWNQQKDFMEQMRAKVDTVCRSNYLGIGSFMRQRRVEPTVTVYPAKTQPLQHHNLLVCSVNGFYPGHIEVRWFRDGHEEEVGVISTGLIPNGDWTFQTMVMLETVPQSGEVYTCQVDHPSQKSPITVEWRAQSDSAQRKLMSGIGGFALGLLFLGVGLSINFRSKKGHSALQPAGPLS, encoded by the exons CGTTTTTCATGCATCAGTTTAAGTGTGAGTGTCGTTTCTCCAACGGGTTGGAGAGGATGCGATTCTTTGCCAGATACATCTACAACACGGAGGAGGATGTGCACTTCGACAGCGATGTGGGGGAGTTCACGGCCATGACGGAGCTGGGGAGGCTGGACGCCGAGTACTGGAACCAGCAAAAGGACTTCATGGAGCAGATGCGGGCCAAGGTGGACACGGTGTGCAGATCCAACTACTTGGGCATTGGTAGCTTCATGAGGCAGCGCCGAG TGGAGCCTACAGTGACTGTGTATCCTGCAAAGACCCAGCCCTTGCAGCACCACAACCTCCTGGTCTGCTCTGTGAACGGTTTCTACCCAGGACACATTGAAGTCAGGTGGTTCCGGGATGGCCATGAAGAGGAGGTTGGGGTGATCTCCACAGGCCTGATCCCTAATGGAGACTGGACCTTCCAGACCATGGTGATGCTTGAAACAGTTCCTCAGAGTGGAGAGGTCTACACCTGCCAAGTGGATCACCCCAGCCAGAAGAGCCCTATCACAGTGGAATGGA GAGCACAGTCTGACTCTGCTCAGAGGAAGCTGATGAGTGGAATCGGAGGCTTTGCTCTGGGTCTGCTCTTCCTTGGTGTGGGGCTGTCCATCAACTTTAGGAGTAAGAAAG gACACTCTGCACTTCAGCCTGCAG GACCCCTGAGCTGA